Proteins from a genomic interval of Thamnophis elegans isolate rThaEle1 chromosome 2, rThaEle1.pri, whole genome shotgun sequence:
- the LOC116503628 gene encoding CD209 antigen-like protein E isoform X1, which produces MDRNSQLGKRPVPPLPNIASQTTGIYMSAGTLASFPVPPKGSPKHLDDDDDDYDDGRVVTISLPLKELEKKEDPSICKPAKENNSRKLHIPILYLLVAISFATWVIFFFLVLKQYSEISEKIQNLTESQRILNLSPNYSEKIANNSVCSQGNSTMVSSCPFGWKHQSKYCYYFSTEKTNWINALLNCINNKAYLVSISSDEEQGFLKNNLNEVDYWLGMSDLEGPWKWKESGMVVETSFWDRGQPSKDANKDCGLMHPNGTWASAVCSDHNRWICKKELIC; this is translated from the exons ATGGATAGAAACAGTCAACTTGGAAAAAGGCCGGTACCTCCACTGCCAAATATAGCATCACAGACAACAG GGATTTATATGTCTGCTGGAACACTGGCATCATTTCCTGTTCCCCCAAAAG GTTCACCCAAACatttggatgatgatgatgatgattatgatgatggtAGGGTTGTAACAATATCTTTACCActaaaagaactggaaaagaaagaag ATCCTTCCATCTGTAAACCTGCAAAAGAGAATAACTCTAGAAAGCTTCACATACCCATTCTTTATCTCCTAGTAGCAATCAGTTTTGCAACAtgggttattttctttttcttggtcCTGAAGCAAT ACTCAGAAATTTCAGAGAAGATACAGAATCTAACAGAATCTCAGAGAATCTTAAATCTAAGTCCCAACTActcagagaagattgcaaata ATTCTGTTTGCAGTCAAGGAAACTCCACAATGGTTTCTTCATGCCCCTTCGGTTGGAAGCATCAAAGCAAATACTGTTATTACTTTTCAACTGAAAAGACAAACTGGATTAATGCCTTGTTGAATTGTATTAATAATAAGGCATATCTGGTTAGCATTTCATCTGATGAAGAACAG GGTTTTTTGAAAAATAACCTCAATGAAGTTGACTATTGGTTGGGTATGAGTGATTTAGAAGGACCGTGGAAGTGGAAAGAAAGTGGTATGGTGGTCGAAACAAG TTTTTGGGATCGAGGACAGCCAAGCAAGGATGCGAACAAGGACTGTGGGCTCATGCATCCCAATGGGACATGGGCATCTGCTGTGTGTTCTGATCACAATAGGtggatttgcaaaaaggaattgaTCTGCTGA
- the LOC116503628 gene encoding CD209 antigen-like protein E isoform X2, giving the protein MPGIYMSAGTLASFPVPPKGSPKHLDDDDDDYDDGRVVTISLPLKELEKKEDPSICKPAKENNSRKLHIPILYLLVAISFATWVIFFFLVLKQYSEISEKIQNLTESQRILNLSPNYSEKIANNSVCSQGNSTMVSSCPFGWKHQSKYCYYFSTEKTNWINALLNCINNKAYLVSISSDEEQGFLKNNLNEVDYWLGMSDLEGPWKWKESGMVVETSFWDRGQPSKDANKDCGLMHPNGTWASAVCSDHNRWICKKELIC; this is encoded by the exons ATGCCAG GGATTTATATGTCTGCTGGAACACTGGCATCATTTCCTGTTCCCCCAAAAG GTTCACCCAAACatttggatgatgatgatgatgattatgatgatggtAGGGTTGTAACAATATCTTTACCActaaaagaactggaaaagaaagaag ATCCTTCCATCTGTAAACCTGCAAAAGAGAATAACTCTAGAAAGCTTCACATACCCATTCTTTATCTCCTAGTAGCAATCAGTTTTGCAACAtgggttattttctttttcttggtcCTGAAGCAAT ACTCAGAAATTTCAGAGAAGATACAGAATCTAACAGAATCTCAGAGAATCTTAAATCTAAGTCCCAACTActcagagaagattgcaaata ATTCTGTTTGCAGTCAAGGAAACTCCACAATGGTTTCTTCATGCCCCTTCGGTTGGAAGCATCAAAGCAAATACTGTTATTACTTTTCAACTGAAAAGACAAACTGGATTAATGCCTTGTTGAATTGTATTAATAATAAGGCATATCTGGTTAGCATTTCATCTGATGAAGAACAG GGTTTTTTGAAAAATAACCTCAATGAAGTTGACTATTGGTTGGGTATGAGTGATTTAGAAGGACCGTGGAAGTGGAAAGAAAGTGGTATGGTGGTCGAAACAAG TTTTTGGGATCGAGGACAGCCAAGCAAGGATGCGAACAAGGACTGTGGGCTCATGCATCCCAATGGGACATGGGCATCTGCTGTGTGTTCTGATCACAATAGGtggatttgcaaaaaggaattgaTCTGCTGA
- the LOC116503628 gene encoding perlucin-like protein isoform X3 yields the protein MSAGTLASFPVPPKGSPKHLDDDDDDYDDGRVVTISLPLKELEKKEDPSICKPAKENNSRKLHIPILYLLVAISFATWVIFFFLVLKQYSEISEKIQNLTESQRILNLSPNYSEKIANNSVCSQGNSTMVSSCPFGWKHQSKYCYYFSTEKTNWINALLNCINNKAYLVSISSDEEQGFLKNNLNEVDYWLGMSDLEGPWKWKESGMVVETSFWDRGQPSKDANKDCGLMHPNGTWASAVCSDHNRWICKKELIC from the exons ATGTCTGCTGGAACACTGGCATCATTTCCTGTTCCCCCAAAAG GTTCACCCAAACatttggatgatgatgatgatgattatgatgatggtAGGGTTGTAACAATATCTTTACCActaaaagaactggaaaagaaagaag ATCCTTCCATCTGTAAACCTGCAAAAGAGAATAACTCTAGAAAGCTTCACATACCCATTCTTTATCTCCTAGTAGCAATCAGTTTTGCAACAtgggttattttctttttcttggtcCTGAAGCAAT ACTCAGAAATTTCAGAGAAGATACAGAATCTAACAGAATCTCAGAGAATCTTAAATCTAAGTCCCAACTActcagagaagattgcaaata ATTCTGTTTGCAGTCAAGGAAACTCCACAATGGTTTCTTCATGCCCCTTCGGTTGGAAGCATCAAAGCAAATACTGTTATTACTTTTCAACTGAAAAGACAAACTGGATTAATGCCTTGTTGAATTGTATTAATAATAAGGCATATCTGGTTAGCATTTCATCTGATGAAGAACAG GGTTTTTTGAAAAATAACCTCAATGAAGTTGACTATTGGTTGGGTATGAGTGATTTAGAAGGACCGTGGAAGTGGAAAGAAAGTGGTATGGTGGTCGAAACAAG TTTTTGGGATCGAGGACAGCCAAGCAAGGATGCGAACAAGGACTGTGGGCTCATGCATCCCAATGGGACATGGGCATCTGCTGTGTGTTCTGATCACAATAGGtggatttgcaaaaaggaattgaTCTGCTGA